Proteins from one Homalodisca vitripennis isolate AUS2020 chromosome 3, UT_GWSS_2.1, whole genome shotgun sequence genomic window:
- the LOC124356693 gene encoding protein yellow-like has translation MLSSRHELLIIMPVMQILTLIIAGTLAGLATGDEVLKEKDNWSTIDFAYATEGDRLQALADGSYVPENVIPNGISVWTNKMVFMSMPRRKKSGIPATLAYFSYDDLSTSPKLIPYPSFKDNNVSDCNNIISVNRGHRIDKYDRLWVLDYGKIGKGKDAEQLCPPRIHIFDLNTSKKILMYTLKPTDYFPSSIFTSIVVDSGISSDDCWLYAADQIGIIVYSLKDNDSWRFDHPYCWPDPISGDFNVAGLNFQWSKAGVYGLALSPLNSEGYKTLYFHPLAGFREFSVSTKILQDKNKVNGNYHNFKKVGSREQPGHVSTQVMTRNTGILFFNLIDKNALGCWNSNMLYKKDNLAIVAKDDEKMVFLSDTIIDGNDNLWTLSNRLPEYLNDKMDFTKTNFRIFSAPVNDLVFNTACEPFLTSSPKMTSAIEN, from the exons ATGTTGTCTTCCCGGCATGAACTATTG ATCATTATGCCTGTCATGCAGATTTTGACTTTGATTATAGCTGGCACTTTAGCTGGTTTAGCTA ctGGCGATGAAGTCTTAAAAGAAAAAGACAACTGGTCGACTATAGACTTCGCCTATGCCACGGAAGGAGACCGCCTCCAGGCCTTGGCAGATGGGTCCTATGTTCCTGAAAACGTCATACCCAACGGAATATCTGTCTGGACTAATAAGATGGTATTCATGTCGATGCCACGCAGGAAAAAGAGCG GTATCCCAGCGACTCTCGCATACTTTTCCTACGACGACCTAAGCACCTCACCCAAGCTGATACCTTACCCGAGCTTCAAAGACAACAACGTCAGCGATTGTAACAACATCATCTCCGTCAATCGTGGACACAGGATTGACAAGTACGACCGTCTTTGGGTACTCGATTATGGAAAAATTGGAAAAG GAAAAGATGCTGAACAGCTGTGTCCTCCAAGGATTCATATATTTGACCTCAATACGAGCAAAAAGATCCTCATGTACACATTGAAACCCACTGACTACTTCCCCTCCTCAATCTTCACCTCTATAGTGGTGGACAGTGGAATCTCTAGCGACGACTGCTGGTTGTACGCCGCTGATCAGATCGGCATCATCGTCTACTCCCTCAAGGACAACGACTCCTGGCGCTTCGACCATCCTTACTGCTGGCCCGACCCGATCTCTGGGGATTTCAACGTTGCGGGTCTCAACTTCCAGTGGTCCAAGGCCGGGGTGTATGGGCTGGCCCTATCCCCCCTCAACAGCGAGGGCTACAAAACCCTATATTTCCACCCTCTAGCCGGATTCAGGGAGTTTTCTGTTTCCACAAAGATCCTTCAAGATAAGAATAAAGTAAATGGTAACTACCATAACTTCAAGAAAGTCGGGTCCAGAGAACAGCCCGGTCACGTTTCTACGCAAGTTATGACTAGAAATACCGGAATTCTGTTTTTCAATCTGATTGACAAAAACGCACTTGGCTGTTGGAACTCAAATATGCTATACAAAAAAGACAACTTGGCCATTGTTGCAAAGGATGATGAGAAAATGGTATTTTTGAGTGACACTATTATTGACGGGAACGATAATCTTTGGACTCTCTCGAACCGACTTCCTGAGTACCTTAATGACAAGATGGACTTTACAAAAACCAATTTTCGAATCTTTTCTGCTCCTGTTAATGATCTTGTTTTCAATACAGCGTGTGAGCCTTTCCTCACCTCCAGTCCAAAAATGACATCTGCCATCGAAAATTAa